One region of Cydia fagiglandana chromosome 15, ilCydFagi1.1, whole genome shotgun sequence genomic DNA includes:
- the LOC134671538 gene encoding uncharacterized protein LOC134671538, which yields MSNTCSECERPVKPAEKLICTRCDSLFHFLCVNVTAAVYKKTNKTNWTCENCTKQPNHDRTGTPKKAFENTDFSAMIRNEVREALRAELPIILRQHLEAELTPIKEELKKLQDSVSFMSNQYDDIHPTMTTLNNDIKTLNSERNELLSTITGLTDRLNQIEQHMRDCNVEIQGIPEDKNENLVNTIQHIAEVVSCSMSDVDILHCTRVASQNKENKKPRTIIAKLRSTRCRDELLSAVGRFNKTKARDQKLNSSVLGIGGPAVPIYVSEHLSPVNKTLHWAARKKATELSYKYVWVRNGSVFMRKDDNSRYIIVKTQQTLDSLQ from the coding sequence ATGTCTAACACCTGTAGTGAATGTGAAAGGCCAGTGAAGCCCGCAGAAAAGCTCATATGCACTCGTTGCGATTCACTATTCCATTTCCTTTGTGTCAATGTGACTGCAGCAGTCTACAAGAAAACAAACAAAACGAACTGGACATGCGAAAACTGCACCAAGCAACCAAATCACGACCGCACAGGCACACCTAAAAAAGCATTTGAGAATACAGACTTCTCAGCCATGATCAGAAATGAGGTAAGGGAAGCCCTGCGCGCTGAGCTACCAATAATTCTGCGCCAACATCTTGAAGCAGAGCTAACACCTATTAAAGAAGAGCTGAAAAAGTTGCAAGATTCTGTTTCATTCATGAGCAACCAATACGATGATATTCACCCCACCATGACGACCTTAAATAATGATATAAAAACTTTAAACAGTGAGCGCAACGAGCTTCTTTCAACGATTACTGGCCTTACAGACCGTCTCAACCAAATAGAACAGCATATGAGAGATTGCAATGTAGAAATACAAGGAATACCCGAGGACAAGAATGAGAACCTAGTAAACACAATACAACACATCGCAGAGGTAGTCTCCTGCAGCATGTCGGACGTCGATATCCTTCACTGCACCAGAGTCGCCAGTCAAAATAAGGAAAACAAGAAGCCCCGTACTATTATCGCTAAACTACGCAGCACACGCTGCCGCGACGAGTTACTGTCGGCTGTCGGGCGCTTCAACAAGACCAAGGCCAGGGACCAGAAGCTCAACTCGTCAGTACTGGGCATCGGGGGTCCCGCCGTGCCTATCTACGTGTCCGAGCATCTGTCCCCGGTGAATAAGACTCTTCATTGGGCTGCGAGGAAGAAAGCTACGGAACTCTCTTACAAATACGTCTGGGTCAGAAACGGATCAGTATTTATGCGTAAAGACGATAACTCAAGATATATAATCGTCAAAACCCAACAGACACTGGATTCTCTTCAGTAA